A window of Mucilaginibacter sp. PAMC 26640 contains these coding sequences:
- a CDS encoding 3-isopropylmalate dehydratase, protein MATKIFKHIQTSVVPLPIENIDTDQIIPARFLKATTREGFGNNLFRDWRFDNDGNPKTDFVLNEPIYSGKILVAGKNFGCGSSREHAAWAIADYGFDAVVSSFFADIFKGNALNNGLLPVQVSEDFLAKIFAAVYADPHAVIEIDLVDQFIKIVATGEQESFEVNPYKKACMTNGYDDIDYILSKKELVEEFEEAR, encoded by the coding sequence ATGGCAACCAAAATATTCAAACATATACAAACCAGTGTGGTACCGCTGCCTATCGAAAATATCGATACGGATCAGATCATTCCCGCCCGTTTTTTAAAGGCGACTACCCGGGAAGGTTTCGGCAACAATCTTTTTCGCGATTGGCGTTTTGATAACGACGGCAATCCAAAAACGGACTTCGTTCTTAATGAGCCCATATACAGCGGGAAGATCCTGGTAGCTGGTAAAAACTTTGGCTGCGGAAGTAGCCGGGAGCATGCCGCCTGGGCCATTGCCGATTATGGCTTTGATGCCGTAGTAAGCAGCTTTTTTGCAGATATATTTAAAGGCAACGCACTAAACAATGGCCTTTTGCCGGTACAGGTGAGCGAGGATTTCCTGGCCAAGATATTTGCAGCTGTATATGCAGATCCGCATGCGGTAATTGAAATTGATCTGGTAGATCAGTTTATTAAAATAGTAGCTACCGGCGAGCAGGAAAGCTTTGAGGTAAACCCTTACAAAAAAGCCTGCATGACCAACGGTTACGACGACATCGACTACATCCTCAGCAAAAAGGAATTGGTTGAGGAATTTGAGGAGGCAAGGTAA
- a CDS encoding cytochrome b5: MTELPIYTKSQLALRNGEDKPQIWVALNGIIYDVTESRLWRNGKHYEHWAGQDLTEELADAPHTEKVFERFVAIGRLQSPTR; this comes from the coding sequence ATGACGGAACTGCCCATCTATACAAAATCGCAATTGGCGCTTCGCAACGGGGAGGACAAACCGCAGATTTGGGTTGCGCTTAACGGGATAATATATGATGTTACCGAAAGCCGCCTTTGGCGCAATGGTAAACACTACGAACATTGGGCAGGGCAAGATCTCACCGAAGAATTAGCCGACGCTCCGCATACAGAAAAGGTGTTCGAGCGGTTTGTGGCAATCGGAAGGCTGCAATCCCCAACACGTTGA
- a CDS encoding 3-isopropylmalate dehydrogenase — protein sequence MNKKILVIPGDGIGPEVTTWGKAVLEKIGDQYGHEFTFDEALMGHAGIEATGSPLPDETLAKAKASDAILFGAIGHIKYDNDPSAKVRPEQGLLKIRKELGLYANLRPIMLFDELLDASSLKPEILKGTDILFFRELTGDVYFGEKKRSEDNNTASDLMVYSRYEVERIAIKAYEAAMVRGKKLCSVDKANVLESSRLWREVVQDIAKKYPEVETEHMFIDNAAMQLVKNPKKFDVVLTANLFGDILTDEASQIAGSMGMLASASIGDGTGFFEPIHGSAHDIAGQDKANPLASILSVALMLEISFGLKDEAKAITAAIDKTLKEGYRTGDIADTNTDKSKILGTKAMGEKVLGYL from the coding sequence ATGAATAAGAAAATCTTAGTAATACCTGGTGATGGAATCGGACCCGAGGTGACCACCTGGGGTAAAGCTGTTTTAGAGAAAATTGGCGATCAATACGGTCATGAGTTCACCTTCGATGAGGCACTGATGGGCCATGCCGGAATAGAGGCTACCGGTAGTCCCTTACCGGACGAAACATTGGCAAAAGCAAAAGCAAGCGATGCCATCTTGTTTGGTGCAATAGGCCATATCAAATATGACAACGACCCGTCTGCCAAGGTGCGCCCGGAGCAGGGCTTGTTAAAGATCCGCAAGGAACTGGGGCTTTATGCAAACCTGCGCCCAATTATGCTTTTTGATGAATTACTGGACGCATCGAGCTTAAAGCCGGAGATCCTGAAAGGGACAGATATCTTGTTCTTCAGAGAATTGACAGGCGACGTATATTTTGGCGAAAAGAAACGCAGCGAAGACAACAATACGGCATCCGACCTGATGGTTTACAGCCGTTATGAAGTAGAACGCATTGCCATCAAAGCTTACGAAGCAGCCATGGTGCGTGGTAAGAAGCTTTGTTCGGTAGATAAGGCAAATGTATTGGAGTCATCTCGTTTATGGCGTGAGGTGGTACAGGACATCGCCAAAAAATACCCGGAAGTAGAAACCGAGCATATGTTCATAGATAACGCTGCAATGCAATTGGTGAAAAACCCTAAAAAGTTTGACGTTGTGTTAACCGCTAACCTTTTTGGCGATATCCTTACTGATGAGGCATCGCAGATAGCGGGATCGATGGGGATGCTGGCATCGGCTTCTATCGGTGATGGAACCGGCTTCTTTGAACCTATCCATGGTTCAGCACATGACATTGCCGGGCAGGACAAAGCTAACCCGCTGGCCTCCATCCTATCGGTGGCACTAATGCTGGAGATCAGCTTTGGACTAAAGGATGAAGCGAAAGCGATTACAGCTGCCATAGACAAAACCTTAAAAGAGGGTTACCGCACCGGCGATATTGCAGATACCAACACCGACAAAAGCAAAATATTAGGCACTAAAGCCATGGGCGAAAAAGTGTTGGGGTACTTGTAA
- a CDS encoding phytoene dehydrogenase, producing MNKQVVVIGAGFAGLAAACVLAKEGYKVTVLEKNDQPGGRARVWEKDGFKFDMGPSWYWMPDVFENFFALFGKKPADFYELKRLDPGYRVYFGQDDLMDVPADMQQLEALFESIEPGSSKGLQTFLAQAAYKYKVGMGEYVFRPSHSITEFIDLNLIRKSFSMQLLTSMSSHVREYFKNPKLIKLLEFPVLFLGARPQDTPAMYSMMNHADLALGTWYPLGGMNEIVKAMVKVAESYGVNIQLETEVTKIDVEHKQVSNIKTTKGDFKADFVITGADYEHADQHLLEKPNRNYTEKYWDSRTMSPSSLLFYIGTNKKIPNIEHHSLFFDEDFEQHAKEIYTDPQWPTKPLFYVCCSSKTDVNAAPEGCENLFFLMPLAPGLKDSEELREKYFDVMMDRFEAITGQQVRESIVLKRSYAMEDFKADYHSFKGNAYGLANTLSQTAFFKPAMRAKHISNMLYTGQLTVPGPGVPPALISGQIAASEAMKMMEKGV from the coding sequence ATCAATAAACAAGTGGTTGTAATTGGGGCAGGTTTTGCCGGTTTGGCTGCAGCGTGCGTGCTGGCCAAAGAAGGTTATAAGGTAACTGTTTTGGAAAAAAACGACCAGCCCGGCGGCCGGGCACGGGTTTGGGAAAAAGATGGTTTTAAATTTGACATGGGGCCAAGCTGGTATTGGATGCCTGATGTTTTTGAAAACTTTTTTGCCCTGTTTGGGAAAAAGCCTGCTGATTTTTATGAGCTAAAACGCCTTGACCCGGGCTACAGAGTTTATTTTGGGCAAGATGACCTGATGGATGTGCCTGCCGATATGCAGCAACTGGAGGCGCTTTTTGAAAGTATAGAACCCGGGAGCAGCAAAGGCTTGCAAACTTTTTTAGCACAAGCAGCCTATAAATATAAAGTCGGGATGGGTGAATATGTATTTCGGCCTTCGCACTCTATAACCGAGTTTATTGATCTTAACCTTATTCGCAAAAGCTTTAGTATGCAGTTGCTCACCAGCATGAGCAGCCATGTGCGTGAATATTTTAAAAATCCGAAACTGATCAAACTATTGGAGTTCCCGGTATTGTTCCTCGGCGCCCGCCCGCAGGATACGCCTGCCATGTACAGTATGATGAACCATGCCGACCTTGCATTGGGTACCTGGTATCCGCTTGGCGGGATGAATGAGATTGTAAAGGCCATGGTGAAAGTTGCTGAAAGCTATGGTGTTAACATTCAGCTGGAAACTGAAGTGACGAAGATTGATGTGGAGCATAAGCAGGTAAGCAATATTAAAACCACCAAAGGGGATTTTAAAGCAGATTTTGTGATTACAGGGGCCGATTATGAGCATGCCGACCAGCACTTGCTGGAGAAACCCAATCGTAACTACACTGAAAAATATTGGGATAGCCGCACCATGTCGCCATCTAGCCTGTTGTTTTATATCGGCACTAACAAGAAGATCCCCAACATTGAACACCACAGTTTGTTCTTTGATGAGGATTTTGAACAGCACGCCAAAGAGATCTACACCGACCCACAGTGGCCAACAAAGCCTTTGTTTTATGTGTGCTGTAGTTCCAAAACTGACGTCAATGCTGCGCCGGAAGGTTGTGAAAACCTGTTTTTCCTGATGCCGCTTGCCCCGGGATTAAAGGATAGCGAAGAATTACGGGAAAAATATTTTGATGTGATGATGGATCGCTTTGAGGCGATAACCGGTCAGCAGGTAAGGGAAAGCATTGTGCTGAAACGCAGCTACGCAATGGAAGACTTTAAAGCCGATTACCACTCATTTAAAGGTAATGCCTACGGGCTCGCAAACACCCTGAGCCAAACGGCATTTTTTAAACCGGCAATGCGGGCAAAACATATCAGCAATATGCTTTATACAGGTCAGCTAACGGTTCCTGGTCCGGGAGTTCCCCCGGCGTTAATCTCCGGGCAGATAGCGGCGAGCGAGGCTATGAAGATGATGGAAAAAGGTGTTTAA
- a CDS encoding methyltransferase type 11 has product MKWNAELYDEKHAFVYQFGENVLELLDAKPGERVLDLGCGTGYLTDQIRLQGAQVTGADASADMVKKAHATYPEVDFVVADGAKFHFDDQFDAVFSNATLHWIKKADAAIKCVYNSLKPGGRFVAEMGGKGNVQHLINATKQVLRKHGHAKQAETEIWYFPSLSEYTTRLEAAGFRVTFASHFDRKTPLQDGDQGVSKWISMFAPLYLVGIAKEEKQQILEEITALLEPVYNENGQWFADYKRLRFIAVKE; this is encoded by the coding sequence ATGAAATGGAACGCTGAATTATATGACGAAAAGCACGCATTTGTTTACCAGTTTGGTGAGAATGTGCTGGAGCTGCTGGATGCTAAACCGGGTGAACGGGTTCTGGACCTGGGTTGCGGTACAGGCTATTTAACGGATCAGATCAGGTTGCAGGGCGCGCAGGTGACCGGTGCCGATGCCTCTGCAGACATGGTTAAGAAAGCGCATGCAACCTACCCGGAAGTAGATTTTGTGGTTGCCGATGGTGCTAAGTTCCATTTTGATGACCAGTTTGACGCAGTATTTTCTAACGCTACGCTGCACTGGATCAAGAAAGCAGATGCTGCCATTAAATGCGTTTATAATTCGCTGAAACCAGGCGGCCGCTTTGTTGCAGAAATGGGTGGCAAAGGCAATGTACAGCACCTGATCAATGCTACCAAACAAGTATTACGCAAGCATGGCCATGCCAAACAAGCCGAAACAGAGATCTGGTATTTCCCTTCGTTAAGCGAATACACTACCAGGCTGGAAGCAGCAGGTTTCAGGGTAACTTTTGCCTCGCACTTCGATAGGAAAACGCCGCTTCAGGATGGCGACCAGGGTGTTTCCAAATGGATCAGTATGTTTGCACCATTGTACCTCGTTGGCATTGCCAAAGAAGAAAAGCAGCAGATACTGGAAGAGATCACCGCCCTGCTGGAACCAGTATATAATGAGAACGGCCAATGGTTTGCCGATTATAAAAGATTAAGATTTATAGCAGTAAAAGAGTAG
- a CDS encoding isopropylmalate isomerase (dehydratase component, catalyzes the isomerization between 2-isopropylmalate and 3-isopropylmalate) — translation MAKTLFDKIWDAHVVSSNEGFPDILYIDTHFIHEVTSPQAFDGLRVRGLPVFRPKQTVATADHNVPTWDQHLPIKEELSRYQVDMLTKNCAEFGIELYGLGHPFQGIVHVIGPELGITRPGGTYVCGDSHTSTHGAFGAIAFGIGTSQVEQVMATQCLLQQRPKRMKIEVNGTLQKGVGAKDIILYIISQISAAGGTGYAVEYAGDTIRSLSMEGRMTICNMSIEMGARCGLIAPDETTINYVKGREFAPEGEEWNKAVAYWETLYSDADAAFDSILSFKAEDIEPMITYGTNPGMGIGVTQHVPETSSFEQKEQGSYAKALAYMGLQDDEQLLGKPIDYVFIGSCTNSRIEDLRQVAEFVKGKHKADNVTVWVVPGSKQVQEQAIREGLDKVFDAAGFPLREPGCSACLGMNEDKIPAGKYCVSTSNRNFEGRQGPNSRTFLASPLTAAASAITGVVTDIREFLKEEELV, via the coding sequence ATGGCAAAGACATTATTCGATAAAATTTGGGATGCGCACGTCGTCAGTAGTAACGAGGGCTTTCCAGATATTTTATACATCGATACGCATTTTATCCACGAGGTAACCAGTCCGCAGGCATTTGATGGCTTACGGGTAAGAGGCTTACCAGTTTTCAGGCCAAAACAAACCGTTGCCACGGCCGATCACAACGTCCCAACCTGGGACCAGCACCTCCCCATTAAAGAAGAACTTTCCCGATACCAGGTGGATATGCTTACTAAAAACTGCGCAGAGTTCGGCATCGAGCTTTATGGTCTAGGCCATCCTTTCCAGGGTATCGTCCACGTTATAGGCCCAGAATTGGGTATCACCCGTCCGGGTGGCACTTACGTTTGCGGTGACAGCCACACCTCTACACACGGTGCATTCGGTGCGATAGCTTTTGGTATCGGCACCTCACAGGTGGAACAGGTAATGGCTACCCAGTGTTTATTGCAACAGCGCCCTAAGCGCATGAAGATAGAAGTCAACGGCACTTTGCAAAAAGGTGTTGGCGCTAAAGATATTATCCTGTATATCATCTCGCAGATCTCTGCAGCCGGTGGTACAGGGTACGCGGTAGAATATGCCGGTGATACCATCCGATCGTTAAGTATGGAAGGCCGCATGACCATCTGTAACATGAGCATCGAAATGGGTGCCCGTTGCGGACTCATTGCGCCTGATGAAACAACAATTAACTACGTAAAAGGCCGCGAATTTGCCCCCGAAGGCGAAGAATGGAATAAGGCCGTAGCTTATTGGGAAACCTTGTATTCTGATGCAGATGCAGCGTTTGACAGTATATTAAGCTTTAAAGCTGAAGATATTGAGCCGATGATCACCTACGGAACCAATCCGGGTATGGGCATCGGTGTTACGCAACACGTTCCGGAAACATCGTCTTTTGAACAAAAAGAGCAGGGCTCTTATGCAAAGGCATTAGCCTATATGGGCCTGCAGGATGATGAACAATTGTTAGGCAAACCAATTGATTACGTATTCATTGGCAGTTGTACCAACAGCAGGATTGAAGATTTGCGCCAGGTTGCCGAATTTGTAAAAGGTAAGCACAAGGCAGATAACGTTACCGTATGGGTAGTACCCGGTTCCAAGCAAGTGCAGGAACAAGCCATCCGCGAAGGGCTGGATAAAGTATTTGACGCTGCAGGTTTCCCTTTACGCGAACCCGGCTGTAGCGCTTGCCTGGGTATGAACGAGGATAAAATACCAGCAGGCAAATACTGCGTATCCACCTCCAACCGCAACTTTGAGGGCAGGCAAGGGCCAAACTCCCGTACCTTTTTGGCAAGCCCGTTAACGGCTGCCGCAAGTGCCATAACAGGTGTAGTGACGGATATAAGGGAATTTTTAAAGGAAGAAGAATTAGTTTAA
- a CDS encoding RNA polymerase subunit sigma, whose protein sequence is MTKIEFNTLVLRQASSLRSYALHFTHDADDANDLVQDTMLKAITYYNKFKEGTNLKGWLYTIMKNTFINNYRRFVKMSTFVTKSDEISSPNLVFSSTKNQGEAKFVMDDIKRALDRLPSDYYVPFTMYFEGHKYHEIADHLTIPIGTVKTRIHVARKLLKKNLKAYDNGVAKPVYAEM, encoded by the coding sequence ATGACAAAGATTGAGTTTAACACCCTGGTATTACGTCAAGCAAGTTCACTAAGGTCATATGCCTTACATTTTACACATGACGCAGACGATGCAAACGACCTTGTTCAAGATACAATGTTGAAAGCGATAACTTATTACAATAAGTTTAAAGAAGGAACAAATTTGAAAGGTTGGTTATATACTATCATGAAAAATACCTTTATTAACAACTATCGCCGTTTTGTTAAAATGAGCACATTCGTTACAAAAAGTGACGAGATTTCATCTCCTAACCTGGTGTTCAGTTCAACAAAGAACCAAGGTGAAGCAAAATTTGTGATGGATGATATAAAACGTGCTTTAGACCGTTTACCATCTGATTACTATGTGCCATTTACCATGTATTTTGAAGGGCATAAGTATCATGAGATTGCAGATCATTTAACTATCCCTATAGGTACTGTTAAAACTCGTATCCACGTTGCACGCAAGCTGCTTAAGAAAAATTTGAAAGCTTATGATAACGGCGTTGCAAAACCGGTTTATGCCGAAATGTAA
- a CDS encoding UDP-N-acetylenolpyruvoylglucosamine reductase encodes MLQIQENVSLKNFNTFGIDVNARFFAEINHADQLTELFADPQWLHAPRLVLGGGSNMLMINDFDGLVIRMNIRGIEHRISHDDVFVEAGAGEVWNDLVNYCVDYGYAGMENLSLIPGSVGASPIQNIGAYGVELKDVFESCQAFEIANSTIKTFGKAECKFGYRESIFKGELARQFIIVSVKFHLSLIPQFNLKYGAIEEELGKRGITSPTLKDVSQVVSHIRVSKLPDPSTIGNAGSFFKNPVISAEEFAPVQKQFPDVVSYQAGDGKIKLAAGWLIEQCGWKGRTVGNTGTWKNQALVLVNHGGATGEEVYRLSSQIIDSVYSKFGVTLQREVNMIS; translated from the coding sequence ATGCTGCAAATCCAGGAAAACGTATCGCTTAAAAACTTCAACACTTTCGGTATCGATGTAAATGCCCGCTTTTTTGCAGAGATCAACCATGCTGATCAACTTACTGAGCTTTTCGCCGATCCGCAGTGGTTGCACGCACCCCGCCTCGTTTTAGGCGGTGGCAGCAATATGCTGATGATAAATGATTTTGACGGCCTGGTTATCCGGATGAACATCCGTGGTATTGAACATCGCATTAGTCATGATGATGTTTTTGTAGAAGCAGGTGCCGGGGAAGTTTGGAACGACCTGGTAAATTACTGTGTGGACTACGGTTACGCCGGCATGGAGAACCTCAGCCTGATACCTGGTTCCGTTGGTGCATCGCCCATTCAAAACATCGGCGCTTACGGTGTTGAACTTAAAGATGTATTTGAAAGCTGCCAGGCTTTTGAGATTGCAAACAGCACCATCAAAACCTTTGGTAAGGCAGAGTGCAAGTTTGGCTATCGCGAAAGCATTTTTAAAGGAGAGCTTGCGCGGCAATTCATTATCGTATCAGTAAAATTCCATTTATCACTCATCCCTCAATTCAATTTAAAATACGGTGCGATAGAAGAAGAGCTGGGTAAACGTGGTATCACTTCTCCAACTTTGAAAGATGTATCGCAGGTGGTTTCGCACATCCGGGTGTCTAAATTGCCAGATCCCTCTACTATTGGTAATGCCGGTAGCTTTTTTAAAAACCCGGTGATTAGTGCTGAAGAGTTTGCGCCGGTGCAAAAACAATTTCCTGATGTGGTGAGTTATCAGGCAGGCGATGGTAAAATTAAACTTGCTGCCGGCTGGCTGATTGAACAGTGTGGCTGGAAGGGGAGAACTGTTGGAAACACAGGCACCTGGAAGAACCAGGCTTTAGTGTTGGTAAATCATGGCGGTGCAACGGGCGAAGAGGTGTACCGCCTTTCGTCGCAAATCATAGACAGTGTGTACAGTAAATTTGGCGTTACCCTGCAGCGCGAGGTTAATATGATTAGTTAA
- a CDS encoding threonine dehydratase (catalyzes the formation of 2-oxobutanoate from L-threonine; biosynthetic): MDTVTASGLDFEAAYERLKSVVRHTPLEHNAGLSEKYECEIYLKREDLQIVRSYKLRGAYNMISRLNTEQLSRGVVCASAGNHAQGVAFSCKKLGTRGVIFMPEITPKQKVKQTEMFGNGNVELVLVGDTFDDCLREALIYTQEHNMTFIPPFDNEQIMEGQGTVGVEIFEDLPEVDVVIMPVGGGGLAAGAGTYLKQQNPDILLIGVEPDGAPSMWTAIEKGEPVTLKTIDRFVDGAAVKRVGEKTFLLCRDALDDMITVPEGKVCTTILKLYNEDAIVVEPAGALSVTALDAVKDQIKGKNVVCVVSGGNNDIERMQEIKEKSLLYEGLKHYFIVRFPQRPGALKLFVTKVLGPGDDITRFEFIKKNSKENGPALVGIELKNAGDYAALLQRMEENRFEVIEINKDATLFEYLV, translated from the coding sequence ATGGATACGGTAACAGCAAGTGGATTGGATTTTGAAGCAGCGTATGAAAGGCTGAAAAGTGTAGTAAGGCATACTCCACTGGAGCATAATGCGGGCCTCTCAGAAAAATACGAATGTGAGATCTACCTGAAACGCGAAGACCTGCAAATTGTACGTTCGTACAAATTGCGCGGTGCTTACAATATGATCAGCAGACTAAACACGGAGCAACTGAGCCGGGGTGTGGTTTGCGCCAGTGCGGGAAACCATGCGCAGGGAGTTGCTTTTTCCTGCAAAAAACTGGGTACCCGCGGCGTTATATTCATGCCGGAGATCACACCTAAACAGAAGGTTAAGCAAACAGAGATGTTTGGTAACGGTAATGTAGAACTGGTTTTGGTAGGCGATACTTTTGATGATTGCCTGCGCGAAGCATTGATCTATACCCAGGAACATAACATGACCTTTATCCCCCCTTTCGATAATGAGCAGATCATGGAAGGCCAGGGTACGGTTGGGGTTGAGATCTTTGAAGATCTGCCGGAAGTTGACGTGGTGATTATGCCGGTGGGCGGCGGTGGACTGGCTGCAGGTGCAGGCACTTACCTGAAGCAACAAAATCCTGACATTTTACTGATCGGCGTTGAACCCGACGGCGCTCCAAGCATGTGGACCGCCATTGAAAAAGGTGAACCGGTAACCCTAAAAACTATCGACCGCTTTGTTGACGGCGCAGCTGTAAAGCGTGTTGGCGAAAAAACCTTCCTGCTGTGCCGCGATGCCCTGGATGATATGATCACAGTGCCGGAGGGCAAGGTGTGTACCACCATTTTAAAGCTATATAACGAGGATGCTATTGTAGTTGAGCCTGCAGGTGCTTTATCGGTTACTGCTTTGGATGCTGTTAAAGACCAAATAAAAGGCAAAAACGTAGTTTGCGTTGTTAGCGGCGGCAATAACGATATCGAGCGGATGCAGGAGATCAAAGAGAAATCCCTGTTGTACGAAGGCTTAAAACATTACTTCATCGTTCGGTTCCCTCAGCGCCCGGGAGCATTAAAACTCTTCGTAACCAAGGTACTAGGTCCGGGTGATGATATTACCCGCTTCGAGTTCATCAAGAAAAACTCAAAAGAGAACGGTCCGGCCCTTGTTGGTATCGAACTAAAAAATGCAGGAGACTATGCTGCTTTATTACAAAGGATGGAAGAAAACCGTTTTGAGGTGATTGAGATTAATAAGGATGCTACGTTGTTTGAATATCTGGTGTAA
- a CDS encoding phytoene synthase has protein sequence MNLFDETCFECSKIITEKYSTSFSLGINAFDKPLRYPVYAIYGFVRYADEIVDTFYGYDQRQLISDFREETFKAIDRGISTNPVLQSFQQVVNKYGIEKDLIEAFLTSMIMDLDKTEYDENGYKVYIYGSAEVVGLMCLRVFCENDPALYDQLVPKARSLGSAFQKINFLRDIKSDYEERGRTYFPEVDFDKFTEQDKALIEKDIKNDFDEALAGIKLLPRPGRLGVYVAYVYYLQLFKKIRSTPANVIMQKRIRISDSTKISLYFKAKLHTRFKVI, from the coding sequence ATGAATCTATTCGACGAAACCTGTTTTGAATGCAGCAAAATAATCACTGAAAAGTATAGTACCTCGTTTAGTCTGGGTATCAACGCTTTCGACAAACCACTGCGTTACCCGGTTTATGCCATTTATGGGTTTGTGAGGTATGCCGACGAGATCGTTGATACCTTTTATGGATATGATCAGCGGCAGCTCATCAGCGATTTTCGGGAAGAAACGTTTAAGGCGATAGACCGTGGCATTAGTACCAATCCGGTATTGCAATCGTTTCAGCAGGTAGTAAATAAATATGGCATAGAAAAAGATCTGATAGAAGCCTTTTTAACATCCATGATCATGGATCTGGATAAAACGGAGTATGACGAGAATGGTTACAAAGTCTATATCTATGGCTCAGCCGAGGTAGTGGGCCTGATGTGCCTGCGGGTGTTTTGCGAAAATGACCCGGCATTATATGACCAGTTGGTGCCAAAAGCAAGGAGCCTTGGTTCGGCTTTTCAAAAAATTAACTTTCTGAGGGATATCAAGTCGGATTATGAAGAACGGGGCCGCACTTATTTCCCGGAGGTAGATTTTGACAAATTTACAGAACAGGATAAAGCGTTAATTGAAAAAGATATTAAAAATGATTTTGATGAGGCCTTGGCAGGTATAAAACTATTGCCACGGCCAGGCAGACTGGGGGTATATGTAGCCTATGTATATTACCTGCAATTATTTAAAAAAATACGCAGCACCCCTGCTAATGTAATCATGCAGAAGCGCATCAGGATATCGGATTCCACGAAGATCAGCCTTTATTTTAAAGCTAAACTGCATACGCGTTTTAAAGTAATTTAG
- a CDS encoding methyltransferase, whose amino-acid sequence MNQQKEIKREGKGTAKLFDERSLKADYATLPPLLQSGWKVLDVGCGTGAISKDIALSVGPTGQVTGIDNTAYFIQTGKETYADIKNLELIHTDLFAYEPAEKFDLITAARTLQWLNNPQEAVLKLKSLLKPGGILSILDYNHEDLEWQPQPPASMLRFYATFLRWRGDAGMNNHIAEDLPAYFSEAGLSHMEVLNANEVYSKGNANFEHKIGIWSSVAQMTQMVDEGYISNEDRLQAIEEYDNWIKTDAEQMTMKLKEVRGVNNK is encoded by the coding sequence ATGAACCAGCAAAAGGAAATAAAACGGGAAGGCAAAGGCACCGCAAAGCTATTTGATGAGCGAAGCCTGAAGGCAGATTATGCTACCCTGCCACCGCTATTGCAGTCTGGCTGGAAAGTTTTAGATGTTGGTTGCGGCACGGGGGCTATTTCAAAAGATATAGCCTTATCTGTTGGGCCAACCGGCCAGGTAACCGGAATTGATAACACAGCCTATTTTATTCAAACTGGTAAAGAGACATATGCTGATATTAAAAACCTTGAGCTGATCCACACCGACCTGTTTGCTTATGAGCCGGCAGAAAAGTTCGATCTGATCACCGCAGCGAGGACCTTGCAATGGCTCAATAATCCGCAGGAGGCAGTGCTGAAATTAAAGTCGCTGCTAAAACCGGGTGGCATATTATCCATACTGGATTATAACCATGAAGATTTAGAATGGCAGCCACAACCGCCGGCAAGTATGCTGAGGTTTTACGCCACCTTCTTAAGATGGCGCGGAGATGCCGGCATGAATAATCACATTGCCGAAGATCTGCCGGCGTATTTTAGCGAGGCAGGCTTGAGCCATATGGAGGTTTTAAATGCAAATGAGGTTTACAGTAAAGGAAATGCGAATTTCGAGCACAAAATTGGCATCTGGTCATCGGTAGCACAAATGACGCAAATGGTGGATGAAGGATATATCAGCAATGAAGATCGCCTGCAAGCCATTGAAGAATATGATAACTGGATTAAAACAGATGCGGAACAGATGACTATGAAGTTGAAGGAAGTCCGCGGCGTAAATAACAAATAA